A DNA window from Drosophila virilis strain 15010-1051.87 chromosome 4, Dvir_AGI_RSII-ME, whole genome shotgun sequence contains the following coding sequences:
- the Piezo gene encoding piezo-type mechanosensitive ion channel component isoform X1 encodes MAFSYACLVLQRVVVPAVLVLASLMRPVGISFVYMLMFFMSPFIPLATRRNFKGSVTAFFIILVALSAFVLLGHIALQVAAVSVSLPIYDCSFSERLLRHIGFMSFVNLQPTAIVEWLAPEVLVFTTALASYLSVKRLAAQTLSAEQLENGELPESQSEHAVNQQAGSVANDANGADVQQATATTPLQQQQQQLRKRVSMISQHIHFEGLIKISPLFCLATLFFAAALRPSVPGGFYFLIFLLAGTYWATCQTLQRGFALLLRCVMVVLVLHSLCIVSYQTPWMQSHLNNTSLTARLIGLEPLIESECVPDIRILLYNNKLSLDSYLNPFALFFAYFALALTTKHLIKPRLEPKPATAFGQQLECNSSGSNNTSNKINRQLSLLTSQATRGGVSGSSRKDSSSAGSGGATTSRPQRLSVSLRREQRATLNEPTETTPLVRQSTRKARSPQALESGGVVPTASSGSRGNDIQLDSLERRSEHENNTTSILDQISYGFVSVGGFIYQNSYIFTNILMMAWSIVYHSWLTFVLLLWANVLWMIPNQRKAMMRSSPFIVLYAELLLVAQYIYGMDLNNDELPTKVSTAGINLQQIGFERPIENQMRPCVPLIVKTAFVLMFWVTSRQFFKEKRDRRRDSTLADIIAPLQITVGSAGSTYLINDGKKTSKFLKKAGDVIKNLLVRLWIWLLVLVIFLCAITGEDMTGFRICYMALFLFFLLVFQSSSKAWVKIMYGFWLFLIFYAMSILILIYTYQFDKFDTYWKDYLNVSQTLQADIGLKLYKTKDLFLHLVSPTIIVILTVIQVHYFHKRFIASLQQQPTSGGAQGNAAAAAQQKRTETGALEAPPLKRRGSASSLRRSVGPTAEGVTGVATTTDFETSVRDLVRISFRKIKNKSEYIFKRFKTVFWRFLELHIMKAVYIAAFVCSVSEVCVLHIVFVGFCVLGATSRKAVQVVISRLISFIVTIIVLSKMIYQIEYLDHSQYSVTCSDNRTANNAEWVGLNKADKLEGGLMGLLRTYIIYMVIVTMHAVISLRQLQMRVKIGENSANQPKLLFQNITRADAEKDLVGLAKYLLNFGFYKFGIEISLIALVSTITYRQDIVAVAYALWLVVILLLKRSQCAKMWGIFQTFFAISILLQYIVLVGLPPSWCMVYPWDEGSFGESIQRWTMLPGALHFNHVPKLIFDFIVLIILNRQKSIFCIEQRYATNDDYPGGSNRSVIADIAQLGRVPFDNPTHDFCSYIRNYSDILKNGVLCGFYWFTLAVVFLAGTNIADLLALGYLIGAFVFLWQGSDFYLRPIKTIISRWKWLLAFNVANILIKTSFQMAGCLFMTPLTNNCCWLVHMLGITCTSNVVKELELVPGDETDLLIGPDGCPKITHQIVLLWDAICFAFIIFQLRIFKSHYFCHIITDTKANNILASRGADIIESLRQKQIAHRHDHEKQVLHKIKRKMERIRATQQKMLRPLDKQTHFDDHGYPLPAPTVRRRKEIKLHPHATRAGDYYMFEEMDDKFELDLIHDEIDFLEEENITESEMKMQRRKTLYDKSKDAPTDFFPSTSKGISKERDAAATTSSPKPAAKDVADLPTTAALATAAPREATSKETSDSKSKMEPDSGDVTAKDSDEDFDTNPIIRLLEGFLVTLTIRLNRFSRNYRFVNRILAGEKKTLKESSSLNRLGLSSAAAMFHFLKSNLESDENGGQPVSSSTPRRSQLATTTTPPTATTISDNEHFSTPLNTNTTTTPLTPPEQKQQQPPHPHDKPPATSTPQQSQPVDDIIEMPVDTVDAASSRKQSISSSPPTKGRKSDCGLPEIRIKAPSIERSGQQQQQQLTQPPPPPSHTPHHHHQAHHQQQASIGSGSLSKHWSYEHVDSAGEFNLEEENFAQRDHHIIVEVLISSWYALLANTDLICYIVVFINQVVNASLISLPLPIMVFLWGTLSLPRPTKTFWVTLIAYTQAIVLIKCIFQFKLIWANYHNLPNQPLAPAKIFGVEMKTHYAVYDLILLLVLFLHRYLLKSQGLWKSGYKDVDQQFTKPTASIDDREDSDNMSQPDSRQLNEDAAQKLSLQVSQVSLPGSPEYSKSAINQLERTKYTSSLHKFFFSLVHKSRLATDVYALMFLCDFVNFFVLLFGFTAFGTQQTESDGGVQTYLAENKVPVPFLIMLLVQFLLIVIDRALYLRKALVNKIIFHFFSVIGIHIWMFFVVPAVTERTFNSLAPPIIFYVIKCFYMLLSSYQIKSGYPKRILGNFFTKGFSMVNMIAFKVYMQIPFLYELRTILDWVCIDSTMTIFDWLKMEDIFSNIYLIRCTRQSETDFPAIRAQKKPSLSKLIMGGTVVLLIVICIWGPLCLFALGNAVGTSNVPYQVSVSIRIGPYDPIYTTNNYDSIFEIDSKMYGQMTNAFIKNKQALTFIAGYDATDVAAVKLAGNSPSLWNIAPPDRQRLANDLRNNHTLIARFSYSLTRKAPAKGLKENVGDEHIIKLDETFAGRTALINMLDETYEQLEGKVNSNANETTNVNGTISANDTINANGTTNANGTTNANATIPAKNASEVVVVLPNMIPKFIKVLNSGDAFVVTVLSGKEQEYRPLVIKMHRDNATNGLWWEIRDFCSDSFYTNTLKDLPYSDCSSGIVMYTFNDKKFPSTFSFLTAGGIIGLYTTFVLLASRFMKSFIGGQNRKIMFEDLPYVDRVLQLCLDIYLVREALEFALEEDLFAKLLFLYRSPETLIKWTRPKEDYMDDDGDTDSIPSRMSVRRPEQLQQHQYQQQQQQ; translated from the exons ATGGCCTTCAGCTATGCCTGCCTTGTGCTCCAGCGCGTCGTTGTGCCGGCCGTGCTCGTGTTGG CTTCGCTGATGCGGCCGGTGGGCATATCGTTTGTGTACATGTTAATGTTCTTCATGTCGCCATTCATACCACTCGCAACGCGCCGCAACTTCAAGGGTTCTGTCACCGCCTTCTTTATCATCCTGGTGGCATTGAGCGCCTTTGTGCTGCTGGGTCACATTGCGCTTCAGGTGGCAGCTGTCAGCGTCTCGTTGCCCATCTACGATTGCTCCTTCAGCGAGCGACTGCTGCGTCACATTGGCTTCATGAGTTTTGTGAACTTGCA gCCCACAGCCATCGTTGAGTGGCTGGCACCGGAGGTTTTGGTCTTTACCACGGCGCTGGCCTCGTATCTCAGCGTGAAGCGCTTGGCCGCACAAACGCTGAGCGCCGAGCAGCTGGAGAATGGCGAACTGCCAGAATCGCAGTCGGAGCATGCTGTTAACCAGCAGGCGGGCAGCGTTGCCAACGATGCCAACGGCGCCGATGTGCAACAGGCGACTGCCACCACGccgctgcaacaacagcagcagcagctgcgtaaACGCGTCTCCATGATCAGCCAGCACATACACTTTGAGGGATTGATCAAGATAT cacCTCTTTTCTGCCTGGCCACATTGTTTTTTGCGGCCGCACTGCGTCCATCTGTGCCGGGTGGCTTTTATTTTCTCATTTTCCTGCTGGCGGGCACCTACTGGGCAACCTGCCAGACGCTGCAACG tggctttgctttgctgctgcgctgcgtGATGGTCGTCCTTGTGCTGCATTCGCTGTGCATTGTTTCCTATCAGACGCCCTGGATGCAGAGCCATCTCAATAATACCAGCCTGACGGCACG TTTGATTGGCCTGGAGCCGCTCATTGAGTCCGAATGCGTGCCGGATATACGCATCCTGCTGTACAATAATAAACTCTCCCTGGACTCGTATCTCAATCCGTTCGCCTTGTTCTTTGCCTACTTTGCGCTGGCGCTGACCACAAAGCATCTCATCAAGCCGCGG CTGGAGCCGAAGCCTGCCACCGCCTTTGGGCAGCAGCTCGAGTGCaatagcagcggcagcaacaacaccagcaacaaaatcaacCGTCAGCTTTCGTTGCTCACGTCGCAGGCAACACGCGGCGGCGTCTCCGGCAGCAGTCGCAAGGATAGCTCCAGTGCCGGCAGCGGAGGCGCCACAACAAGTCGCCCACAGCGTTTGAGT GTTTCTTTGCGCCGTGAACAGCGTGCAACGTTAAATGAACCGACTGAGACGACGCCT CTGGTGCGCCAGAGCACACGCAAGGCGCGCTCGCCCCAGGCACTGGAGTCCGGCGGTGTGGTTCCGACAGCGTCCAGTGGCTCTCGCGGCAATGATATACAGCTGGACTCGCTGGAGAGACGTTCCGAGCATGAAAATAATACCACCTCCATACTCGATCAAATCTCATACGGTTTTGTCAGCGTCGGCGGCTTCATCTATCAGAATAGCTATATATTCACCAATATTCTGATGATG GCCTGGTCCATAGTCTACCACAGCTGGCTGAcctttgtgctgctgctgtgggcgAATGTGCTGTGGATGATACCCAATCAGCGCAAGGCCATGATGCGTTCCAGTCCATTTATTGTGCTGTATgcggagctgctgctggtggcccAATATATCTATGGCATGGATCTGAACAACGACGAGCTGCCGACCAAGGTCTCA ACGGCGGGCATTAATCTGCAACAGATTGGCTTCGAGCGACCCATTGAGAATCAAATGCGTCCGTGTGTGCCGCTGATAGTGAAGACCGCGTTTGTGCTAATGTTCTGGGTGACTTCGCGCCAGTTCTTTAAGGAGAAGCGGGACAGACGACGCGATAGCACGTTGGCGGACATTATAGCACCGCTGCAGATAACCGTGGGCTCGGCGGGCTCCACCTACCTCATCAACGATGGCAAGAAGACCTCAAAGTTCCTAAAGAAAGCTGGCGATGTGATTAAGAATTTGCTGGTGCGCCTCTGGATCTGGCTGCTGGTGTTGGTCATCTTTTTGTGCGCCATTACGGGCGAGGATATGACCGGTTTTCGCATCTGCTATATGGCATTGTTCCTATTCTTCTTGCTGGTGTTTCAATCATCGTCCAAGGCCTGGGTTAAGATCATGTACGGCTTTTGGCTGTTCCTAATCTTTTACGCCATGTCcatattgatattgatctaTACATATCAGTTTGATAAGTTTGACACCTACTGGAAGGACTATCTCAATGTGTCCCAAACGCT GCAAGCTGATATTGGCCTGAAGCTATACAAGACTAAGGATCTGTTCCTGCACTTGGTATCGCCCACGATTATTGTCATATTGACTGTGATACAGGTGCATTACTTCCACAAGCGCTTCATTGCCtccctgcagcagcagcctacGTCTGGCGGGGCACAAGgcaacgccgccgccgccgcacaACAGAAGCGCACAGAAACAGGTGCCTTGGAGGCACCGCCACTGAAGCGTCGCGGCAGCGCCAGTTCCTTGCGCCGTTCCGTTGGTCCCACAGCTGAAGGCGTAACGGGCGTTGCAACCACCACCGATTTTGAGACATCGGTACGGGATTTGGTGCGCATCTCGTTCCGCAAGATCAAAAACAAATCGGAGTACATATTCAAGCGTTTCAAGACCGTCTTCTGGCGCTTCCTGGAGCTGCACATCATGAAGGCCGTTTATATAGCGGCCTTCGTGTGCAGCGTCAGCGAAGTATGCGTCCTGCACATTGTCTTTGTGGGCTTCTGTGTGCTAGGCGCCACCTCTCGCAAGGCTGTGCAGGTGGTTATCAGTCGCCTGATTAGCTTCATAGTTACCATCATTGTGCTGTCCAAGATGATATATCAAATCGAGTATTTGGATCATTCGCAATATAGCGTCACCTGC TCGGACAATCGCACCGCCAACAATGCCGAATGGGTGGGCCTCAACAAGGCCGATAAACTGGAGGGCGGTCTAATGGGTCTGCTGCGCACCTACATTATTTATATGGTGATTGTCACCATGCACGCGGTCATATCGCTGCGCCAGCTCCAGATGCGCGTCAAGATTGGCGAGAATAGCGCCAATCAGCCAAAGCTGCTCTTCCAGAATATCACGCGTGCCGATGCTGAGAAGGATTTGGTTGGCCTGGCCAAGTATTTGTTGAACTTTGGCTTTTATAAATTCGGCATTGAGATATCGCTGATAGCCCTTGTCTCGACCATTACGTACCGTCAGGATATTGTTGCGGTAGCCTATGCCCTGTGGCTGGTCGTCATCCTGCTGCTAAAGCGTTCGCAGTGTGCCAAAATGTGGGGCATATTCCAGACCTTCTTCGCCATCTCCATACTGCTGCAGTATATTGTGCTGGTGGGTCTGCCGCCTAGCTGGTGTATGG TGTATCCTTGGGATGAGGGATCCTTTGGCGAGAGCATTCAACGCTGGACCATGCTGCCGGGCGCCTTGCACTTCAATCATGTGCCCAAGCTGATCTTCGATTTCATTGTGCTCATCATACTGAATCGCCAGAAGAGCATCTTCTGCATTGAGCAGCGGTATGCTACCAATGATGATTATCCCGGTGGCAGCAATCGCAGTGTAATTGCGGACATTGCCCAGTTGGGACGTGTGCCATTTGACAATCCCACGCATGATTTCTGCTCCTATATACGCAACTATTCGGATATATTGAAGAATGGCGTTTTGTGTGGCTTCTATTGGTTCACCTTGGCTGTGGTCTTTCTGGCCGGCACTAATATAGCGGATCTGCTGGCGCTGGGCTATTTGATTGGCGCCTTTGTGTTCCTCTGGCAGGGCTCTGATTTTTATTTGCGTCCCATCAAAACAATCATCAGCCGCTGGAAATGGCTGCTGGCCTTCAATGTGGCCAATATACTGATCAAGACAAGCTTCCAAATGGCGGGCTGTTTATTTATGACGCCGCTGACCAACAACTGCTGCTGGCTGGTGCATATGTTGGGCATTACCTGCACCAGCAATGTGGTCAAGGAGCTGGAACTGGTGCCCGGCGATGAGACGGATCTACTGATTGGACCCGATGGCTGCCCCAAGATCACGCATCAAATTGTGCTGCTCTGGGATGCGATTTGTTTTGCGTTTATCATATTTCAGTTGCGCATCTTTAAGTCGCATTATTTCTGTCATATCATCACGGACACCAAGGCAAACAATATACTCGCCTCCAG AGGCGCGGACATTATTGAGAGCCTGCGGCAGAAGCAAATTGCCCATCGTCATGACCATGAGAAGCAGGTGCTGCACAAGATTAAGCGCAAAATGGAACGCATACGTGCCACACAACAGAAGATGCTGCGTCCACTGGATAAACAGACCCACTTTGATG ACCATGGTTATCCACTTCCTGCACCAACAGTACGCAGAAGGAAGGAAATTAAATTGCATCCACATG CTACGCGCGCCGGCGACTATTATATGTTTGAGGAAATGGATGACAAGTTCGAGCTGGATTTAATACACGATGAGATTGATTTTCTCGAGGAGGAAAACATAACGGAAagcgaaatgaaaatgcaGCGACGCAAGACGCTATACGAT AAATCAAAGGATGCGCCCACCGATTTCTTTCCCTCGACGAGCAAGGGCATCTCCAAGGAACGCGATGCAGCGGCCACCACAAGCAGTCCCAAGCCAGCTGCCAAGGATGTAGCCGATTTGCCAACAACGGCTGCATTGGCGACGGCAGCGCCACGCGAGGCCACCTCCAAGGAGACCTCGGACAGTAAATCGAAAATGGAACCGGATAGCGGCGATGTGACGGCCAAGGATTCGGATGAGGATTTCGATACGAATCCCATTATACGCCTGCTGGAGGGCTTTCTGGTTACCTTAACCATACGCCTGAATCGCTTCTCGCGCAATTATCGCTTCGTCAATCGGATTTTGGCGGGCGAGAAGAAAACTCTCAAA GAATCCAGCTCGCTGAATCGTTTGGGCCTCTCCAGCGCCGCGGCCATGTTCCATTTTCTGAAATCGAATCTCGAGAG TGATGAAAACGGTGGTCAGCCAGTTTCATCATCTACACCGCGTCGCTCACAGctggccacaacaacaacaccgcccacagcaacaacaatatcagaCAATGAACACTTCAGCACACCACTtaacacaaatacaacaaccaCACCGCTCACACCGccagaacaaaaacaacagcaaccaccACATCCACACGATAAACCACCAGCAACCAGTACGCCACAGCAATCACAACCAGTCGACGATATCATCGAAATGCCTGTAGATACCGTTGATGCAGCAAGCTCTAG AAAACAATCAATCAGTTCATCGCCGCCAACGAAAGG CCGCAAATCGGACTGCGGCCTGCCTGAGATACGCATTAAAGCGCCATCTATTGAGCGcagcgggcagcagcagcagcagcagttaacGCAGCCGCCTCCGCCGCCGTCTCACAcgcctcatcatcatcatcaagcgcatcatcagcagcaggcgAGCATCGGCTCGGGTTCGCTCAGCAAGCACTGGTCCTACGAGCACGTGGACAG CGCTGGTGAATTCAATCTGGAGGAGGAGAACTTTGCGCAGCGGGATCATCACATCATTGTCGAGGTGCTAATTTCCTCCTGGTATGCGCTACTGGCCAATACGGATCTCATTTGTTATATTGTGGTGTTCATCAATCAG GTGGTCAATGCCAGTCTCATCTCGTTACCGCTGCCCATTATGGTGTTCCTTTGGGGCACACTATCGCTGCCGCGTCCCACGAAAACGTTTTGGGTCACATTGATTGCATACACGCAGGCCATTGTCCTGATCAAGTGCATCTTTCAGTTCAAATTGATTTGGGCCAACTATCACAATTTGCCCAATCAGCCGCTCGCGCCGGCCAAAATCTTTGGCGTCGAGATGAAAACCCACTATGCGGTCTATGATTTGATAttgctgttggtgctgttCCTGCATCGCTATCTGCTCAAGTCGCAGGGCCTGTGGAAGTCCGGCTACAAGGATGTAGATCAGCAGTTTACCAAGCCCACGGCCAGCAT CGATGATCGCGAGGATAGCGATAATATGTCACAGCCGGACTCCCGCCAGCTAAATGAGGATGCCGCACAGAAGCTCAGCCTGCAGGTTAGCCAGGTCTCCCTGCCTGGCTCGCCCGAGTACAGCAAATCGGCTATCAATCAATTGGA ACGCACTAAGTATACGTCCTCGCTGCACAAGTTCTTCTTCAGTCTGGTGCACAAATCCCGCCTGGCCACCGATGTCTATGCGCTGATGTTCCTCTGCGATTTTGTGAACTTCTTTGTGCTGCTCTTCGGCTTTACCGCATTTGGC ACTCAACAAACGGAGAGCGATGGCGGCGTCCAAACCTATTTGGCGGAGAATAAGGTGCCGGTGCCGTTTCTGATCATGTTGCTGGTGCAGTTCCTGTTGATTGTCATCGATCGAGCACTTTATCTGCGCAAGGCTTTGGTCAACAAGATCATATTCCATTTCTTCTCGGTTATTGGCATACACATCTGGATGTTCTTTGTGGTACCGGCTGTGACGGAGCGAACATTCAATTCGCTCGCACCGCCAATTATATTCTATGTGATCAAGTGCTTCTATATGCTGCTGAGCTCCTATCAGATCAAGTCGGGCTATCCGAAGCGCATTCTGGGCAACTTCTTTACCAAGGGCTTCTCGATGGTCAATATGATTGCGTTCAAGGTGTACATGCAGATACCCTTCCTTTATGAGTTGCGCACCATACTCGACTGGGTGTGCATTGATAGCACCATGACCATCTTTGATTGGCTTAAAATGGAGGACATCTTCTCGAATATATATCTGATACGTTGCACCCGGCAATCGGAAACGGATTTCCCTGCAATTCGCGCACAGAAAAAGCCCTCCCTCTCCAAGCTAATAATGGGCGGCACTGTTGTTTTATTGATTGTCATCTGTATTTGGGGACCGCTCTGCTTGTTTGCGTTGGGCAATGCTGTGGGCACGTCGAATGTGCCCTATCAGGTGTCGGTGTCCATACGCATCGGTCCCTACGATCCCATATATACGACCAATAACTATGATAGCATATTTGAGATTGACTCCAAGATGTATGGCCAGATGACGAACGCGTTCATTAAGAACAAACAGGCGTTGACCTTTATAGCTGGCTACGATGCCACCGATGTGGCTGCTGTCAAGCTGGCGGGCAACTCGCCTTCACTGTGGAATATAGCTCCGCCGGATAGGCAGCGCTTGGCCAACGATTTGCGTAACA ATCACACGCTCATTGCGCGCTTTTCCTATTCGCTGACTCGCAAGGCGCCCGCCAAGGGACTCAAGGAAAACGTGGGCGATGAGCACATCATCAAGCTGGATGAAACGTTCGCGGGACGCACTGCACTTATCAATATGCTCGACGAGACATATGAGCAACTGGAGGGCAAGGTCAATAGCAATGCCAATGAGACTACCAATGTCAATGGCACCATCAGTGCAAACGACACCATCAATGCGAATGGCACCACCAATGCGAATGGCACcaccaatgccaatgccaccATCCCAGCCAAAAACGCAAG